A section of the Prochlorococcus sp. MIT 1341 genome encodes:
- a CDS encoding 4-amino-4-deoxy-L-arabinose transferase gives MRRAPNTDLAINAIPIRGLIGLWIIGLLVGLIGLGAVPLRDFDEAIVARVALELSHHKGTGALLPTLWNEPYINKPPGLHWLIAILINLNSVLNPHGSQPPPEIVIRLFPAIISSLIIPICGLIQWQLKPGEQFPSLATSAIFLTLLPIARHGRLAMLDGPCITAMALIWLLLLSNNRTIIDYLRMLAIGITSSFILMLKAPLLVPTICAALIPIFWGRELKKWWRWPLAIVLLIGLLPGISWHIWHGISRGDAALWLWGGDGAVRVLFDPGEGSDLGWKVPLIEILEGGWPWLLLWPIAIAWAWKSKYTRWGKWTLGTQITLALTILPLKTQLPWYSHPLWIPFGLLCGPILSWLITRENKHPIVCKKVLEKIPLAWILLGSIILLLGLIGTLGLVKELKPYSTLALAGGLGWATGGLLIYKRSKTKRRFGFLALLAGNITALALLMGSSLWLWELNESWAVQPVAKLIEKTKDHTVVIAGSEERPSLNWYAGKQIKRLQDDPSAKWILTKNPKEFKKLNPARDCSSYISNEEWTLLSCN, from the coding sequence ATGCGAAGGGCACCCAATACTGATCTAGCAATAAATGCCATCCCCATTAGAGGCTTGATTGGGTTATGGATCATTGGCTTATTAGTTGGCCTAATAGGCCTTGGAGCGGTTCCCCTTAGAGACTTTGATGAAGCGATAGTAGCCAGAGTAGCCCTTGAACTTAGTCATCACAAAGGAACTGGGGCATTGCTTCCAACCCTTTGGAATGAACCGTATATAAACAAGCCCCCAGGTTTACATTGGTTAATTGCAATTCTTATAAATCTAAATAGTGTTTTAAACCCTCACGGATCGCAACCACCACCAGAGATAGTAATACGTCTTTTCCCTGCAATAATTTCGTCACTAATAATTCCAATCTGTGGATTAATTCAATGGCAATTAAAACCCGGTGAGCAATTTCCTAGTCTGGCTACATCAGCAATCTTTCTGACACTGCTACCTATCGCACGACATGGTCGGCTAGCCATGCTTGATGGGCCATGCATTACTGCAATGGCATTGATTTGGCTACTTCTTTTATCAAACAACCGTACTATAATTGATTATCTACGAATGCTTGCTATTGGAATAACAAGTAGTTTTATTTTAATGTTAAAAGCACCTCTATTAGTTCCTACTATATGTGCAGCATTGATACCAATTTTTTGGGGAAGGGAATTGAAGAAGTGGTGGAGATGGCCACTTGCTATTGTTCTATTAATAGGACTATTACCTGGCATAAGTTGGCATATTTGGCATGGAATTAGTAGAGGAGATGCTGCCTTATGGCTTTGGGGTGGAGACGGTGCTGTACGAGTTTTATTTGATCCAGGGGAAGGAAGTGATTTGGGTTGGAAGGTACCATTAATTGAAATTTTAGAAGGGGGTTGGCCTTGGCTTTTGCTCTGGCCAATTGCTATAGCTTGGGCCTGGAAATCAAAGTACACTCGCTGGGGAAAATGGACACTTGGCACTCAAATAACTTTAGCTTTAACCATCCTGCCCTTAAAAACTCAACTTCCCTGGTATAGCCACCCTCTTTGGATTCCTTTTGGCTTGCTCTGTGGCCCAATATTGTCCTGGCTAATCACAAGAGAAAATAAACATCCAATAGTTTGTAAAAAAGTCTTAGAGAAGATTCCATTGGCATGGATTTTACTCGGTTCAATTATTCTATTACTGGGCTTGATTGGTACTTTGGGGTTAGTAAAGGAACTAAAGCCTTACAGCACTCTTGCCTTAGCAGGAGGTTTAGGTTGGGCAACAGGAGGACTACTAATTTATAAGCGTTCAAAAACAAAACGTCGCTTTGGGTTCCTAGCACTCTTAGCAGGAAATATCACAGCTCTAGCATTACTAATGGGATCGTCATTGTGGCTATGGGAGCTAAATGAGAGTTGGGCAGTGCAACCAGTTGCAAAACTAATAGAAAAAACCAAAGACCATACTGTTGTAATTGCTGGTAGCGAAGAACGACCTAGTCTAAATTGGTATGCAGGGAAACAAATCAAACGACTGCAAGATGATCCAAGTGCAAAATGGATCCTCACTAAGAATCCAAAGGAATTTAAAAAGTTAAATCCTGCTAGAGATTGCTCTAGTTACATTAGTAATGAAGAATGGACATTACTTTCTTGTAATTAA
- a CDS encoding glycosyltransferase family 2 protein, with protein MPMPPTIKRLSVVLPTYNERENISPLINKLLQLTQTSDVEIIVVDDDSQDGTAEIVKKISQENCRIRLIRRVGRSGLASAIKEGLLAATGDIAAVMDSDGQHEPIALINALALQQEANLDLVAGSRFLEGAEIHGLSKRRTGGSTLANNFARMSLSKNYRQLTDYMSGCFVIKLKSCLNIIYKVDVNGFKFLYEILSVSRGKLKVGEIPLSFQPRSYGNSKLDLAILWDFLISVLHTLTLRLLPRRAISFALVGSGGVLVQLLSTEVLMIIFQLAFQKALPISVIIAATSNYLINNALTFRSQRLVGKKLAKGLLKFLLVASLPVIANVGLATTFYNLISPNPVIAQLAGIIVVFVWNYAASSRFVWNTP; from the coding sequence ATGCCAATGCCACCGACAATAAAACGCCTTTCGGTGGTTCTGCCCACATATAACGAAAGAGAGAATATTAGCCCTCTAATAAATAAGCTTCTTCAACTTACACAAACTTCTGACGTGGAGATAATCGTTGTTGATGATGACTCGCAAGATGGTACGGCAGAGATCGTCAAAAAAATCTCACAGGAAAATTGCAGAATTCGTCTGATTCGAAGAGTTGGACGTTCCGGACTCGCTAGCGCAATCAAAGAAGGGTTGCTTGCAGCCACTGGAGATATTGCTGCTGTAATGGACAGTGATGGCCAGCATGAACCAATTGCATTAATAAATGCATTAGCTCTTCAACAAGAGGCAAACTTAGACCTAGTTGCTGGAAGTCGTTTCCTTGAAGGTGCAGAAATCCATGGACTTAGCAAAAGGAGAACAGGAGGATCAACATTAGCCAACAATTTTGCGCGTATGAGTCTCTCAAAAAACTACCGTCAGCTGACCGATTATATGAGCGGTTGCTTTGTGATAAAACTCAAATCTTGTCTCAATATTATATACAAAGTTGATGTAAATGGATTCAAATTTCTGTATGAGATCCTTTCTGTCAGTCGTGGAAAGCTAAAGGTTGGAGAAATACCATTATCTTTTCAACCTCGCTCGTATGGGAACTCAAAATTAGATTTAGCGATTCTCTGGGATTTCTTGATATCAGTTCTGCATACTCTAACCTTAAGGCTATTACCAAGAAGGGCAATTAGTTTTGCATTAGTTGGCAGTGGCGGGGTATTGGTTCAACTTTTATCCACTGAAGTGCTTATGATAATTTTCCAACTAGCTTTTCAAAAAGCTCTACCAATTTCAGTAATTATTGCAGCTACCTCAAACTATCTAATAAATAATGCACTAACTTTTAGATCTCAAAGGCTAGTTGGCAAAAAGTTAGCAAAAGGACTTTTAAAATTTCTTCTCGTGGCTTCTTTACCTGTAATCGCAAATGTTGGTTTGGCAACAACTTTTTATAACTTAATCTCACCGAATCCAGTAATTGCTCAACTAGCAGGAATAATTGTAGTGTTTGTATGGAACTATGCAGCTTCTTCAAGGTTTGTATGGAATACTCCCTAG
- a CDS encoding ArnT family glycosyltransferase has product MEYSLAKVLPKIQPHTRKYNFFLPILIGFSLRLINLNMPVLGVHSWRQADTAAMARHFAINNTPIWLPQIDWGGATDGLVEAEFPIYSYLLAKFYQYIGINEWIGRGLSAVFSSLTIALIIKICTKLLDEKSAWWGGLFFAICPIGVYYGRTVQAESLLLLLGALSIKSMMDWKSNKSFLRLIVSWVAYTLACLIKVLPLAWLGLPILIIFIGSGDYSRKLDLTHIIILIKGMLRKIGPWLYLLGSLLMVLFWYSYSYNLGKVNGLSFGFWGESSDRSSLKLLIDAGIWSNLILRVTLRNLSIFGLPLLIIGIIKSFKTEGGKILFSGLTGVFICTLFALRASATHEYYQLPLQLFFCPLMGKGFAEFLNLTQSSLKHWNLIIISLLITTSLIILSLDYWSLEQRQNRVWMPLAKEIRAKVPENNLIISVTGADPTLLNLARRQGWILSVKDVTKQYLQLLSEQGAKYIVGSLNWEETHIPLNEKKIKKDIEELLCINNGQANCIESNNLTYIFNLKEVLQ; this is encoded by the coding sequence ATGGAATACTCCCTAGCGAAAGTGTTGCCCAAAATACAACCACATACAAGAAAATATAATTTTTTCCTACCAATATTAATTGGTTTTTCCCTACGTCTAATCAATTTAAATATGCCAGTCCTAGGAGTACATAGCTGGCGACAAGCAGATACTGCAGCAATGGCTAGGCACTTTGCTATTAACAATACGCCTATTTGGCTACCTCAAATTGACTGGGGCGGTGCAACAGATGGCTTAGTGGAAGCTGAATTCCCAATATACTCTTATCTATTGGCAAAGTTTTATCAATACATAGGAATAAATGAATGGATTGGTCGAGGACTTTCCGCTGTTTTCAGTTCACTAACTATTGCACTAATAATAAAGATTTGTACAAAACTTTTAGATGAGAAAAGTGCTTGGTGGGGTGGATTATTCTTCGCAATTTGTCCGATTGGTGTGTATTACGGTAGAACAGTTCAAGCCGAGTCATTACTTTTACTATTGGGTGCATTGAGTATTAAGAGTATGATGGATTGGAAATCTAATAAAAGCTTTTTGAGGCTAATAGTTAGCTGGGTTGCATATACACTTGCCTGTCTTATCAAAGTTCTACCTTTGGCATGGTTAGGCTTACCTATATTAATTATATTTATCGGCTCAGGGGATTATTCAAGAAAATTAGATCTAACTCATATTATCATATTAATCAAAGGAATGCTCAGAAAGATTGGTCCATGGCTATATCTATTAGGTTCTTTATTAATGGTTCTTTTCTGGTATTCATACTCATATAACCTTGGTAAGGTGAATGGATTAAGTTTCGGCTTCTGGGGTGAAAGCTCTGATAGAAGTAGTCTAAAGCTTCTAATAGATGCAGGGATATGGTCAAATCTTATTCTAAGGGTAACTCTCAGAAATCTTTCGATTTTTGGTCTTCCTCTCCTGATAATTGGCATTATAAAATCCTTTAAAACTGAAGGAGGAAAAATCTTGTTTTCTGGATTAACTGGTGTCTTTATTTGTACATTATTTGCACTCCGAGCTAGTGCAACCCATGAATACTATCAATTACCACTTCAACTATTCTTCTGCCCGCTAATGGGGAAAGGATTTGCAGAATTCCTAAACTTAACTCAATCATCTTTAAAGCATTGGAATCTTATTATTATTTCACTACTTATTACGACTAGCCTTATAATTCTTTCCCTAGATTATTGGTCTTTAGAGCAACGCCAGAATAGAGTCTGGATGCCTTTAGCAAAGGAAATACGTGCAAAAGTTCCAGAAAATAATTTGATAATTAGTGTTACTGGAGCCGATCCAACACTGCTTAATTTAGCACGTAGACAAGGATGGATACTATCTGTAAAAGATGTCACAAAGCAGTATCTACAATTATTATCAGAGCAAGGTGCAAAATATATCGTGGGAAGCCTCAACTGGGAAGAGACTCACATACCTCTTAATGAAAAGAAAATCAAGAAAGATATAGAGGAATTATTATGTATAAATAATGGCCAAGCTAATTGTATCGAAAGCAATAATTTAACTTATATATTTAACCTTAAGGAAGTACTTCAATGA
- a CDS encoding DUF2079 domain-containing protein, producing the protein MKINILPNSNKPSSKIVLLWIICFSIVIFTLQTWRIFSLNATYDQGLFLQEIWNTLQGRPFESTLASELSSPVKFEGELPELGYRHLAQHFTPLLAIWAPLVGLIGIWSLPFIQVAVIASAGWVLFLLGKEYLPEQLAGWIACSFFTTGTVLGPSLENFHDLCIIPLLVFSLILGISREQKLLYFIPALLLPLVREDVGLMTFSIGIWMVFRKPNWRVWGIGLCIYALTAVLIITNQIMPLFGSELSTRFIQERFGQYLNGETGGTIDVLISMAKQPGLLLKELISPIGSTVRLFVTLFLPLAFIPLLSIDVWFLIAVPLFVALSSQGGNAMSVHLRFMLYLVPGVFAGSIFWWSKKHHLFQVKRYQSIWKICMVIGIFFTLTGNPHRSLSVIIPDSIDPWVHIPIHKQLIRGVNAQNLFSLIPPDSSVAAETHLIPQLSERRILLRFPENYMYKDLNGKRKEVDYIISQPAYNADYSSAFRHHRIWVLRSNQTLEKLVNSKAYGVYYCDPYSIILRKDLQSLAKDKKCMATQLKKTMRKSLQ; encoded by the coding sequence ATGAAGATAAATATCTTACCAAATTCCAATAAGCCATCTTCAAAAATTGTTCTTCTTTGGATAATTTGTTTCTCTATTGTAATTTTTACACTGCAAACATGGAGGATATTTAGTCTTAATGCAACTTATGATCAAGGTCTTTTCCTCCAAGAAATCTGGAATACGTTACAGGGAAGGCCATTTGAAAGCACATTAGCTTCAGAACTTTCTTCACCAGTTAAATTCGAAGGTGAGCTTCCCGAGCTTGGATATAGACATTTAGCTCAACATTTCACCCCTCTTCTAGCTATCTGGGCTCCTTTGGTAGGGCTTATAGGAATCTGGTCTCTCCCCTTTATTCAAGTCGCAGTAATTGCTTCCGCAGGATGGGTGTTATTCCTTTTAGGTAAAGAATACCTGCCAGAGCAACTTGCTGGTTGGATTGCTTGTAGCTTTTTCACAACTGGAACAGTTCTAGGTCCATCACTTGAAAATTTTCACGATCTTTGCATCATTCCATTACTTGTCTTTAGTTTAATTCTAGGGATAAGTAGGGAACAAAAGCTTTTATATTTTATCCCAGCACTTCTACTTCCCCTTGTAAGAGAAGATGTTGGATTAATGACATTTAGTATTGGTATTTGGATGGTTTTTCGAAAACCTAATTGGAGAGTGTGGGGAATAGGCCTGTGCATATATGCTTTAACTGCTGTACTTATAATTACAAATCAAATCATGCCTTTATTTGGCTCTGAACTATCAACAAGGTTTATCCAAGAGAGATTTGGTCAGTATCTAAATGGAGAGACAGGCGGGACAATAGATGTTCTAATTAGTATGGCTAAACAGCCCGGCTTATTGCTAAAAGAGCTAATTTCACCTATAGGAAGTACAGTTAGGCTTTTCGTAACACTATTTCTTCCGTTAGCTTTTATACCTTTGTTATCAATAGATGTTTGGTTTCTCATAGCGGTTCCGCTCTTTGTTGCACTTAGTTCACAAGGTGGAAATGCAATGTCTGTGCATCTCCGATTTATGCTTTACCTAGTCCCTGGTGTCTTTGCAGGTTCAATTTTTTGGTGGAGTAAAAAGCATCATTTATTTCAGGTGAAAAGATATCAAAGCATATGGAAAATTTGTATGGTGATAGGCATATTTTTCACCTTAACTGGAAACCCACATCGTTCACTATCAGTCATAATACCGGATAGTATTGATCCTTGGGTACATATACCAATTCATAAACAATTGATACGCGGAGTTAATGCACAAAATCTTTTTTCTTTAATTCCACCCGACTCATCTGTGGCTGCAGAAACACATCTAATACCTCAACTTTCTGAAAGACGAATTCTTCTTCGCTTCCCAGAAAACTATATGTATAAAGACTTAAACGGAAAAAGAAAAGAAGTGGATTATATCATCAGCCAACCAGCTTATAATGCAGACTATTCTTCTGCGTTTAGACATCATAGAATTTGGGTCCTAAGAAGCAATCAAACTCTAGAAAAGCTAGTCAATTCTAAAGCATATGGTGTCTACTATTGCGACCCATATTCAATTATTCTGAGAAAAGATTTACAATCTCTAGCTAAAGATAAGAAGTGCATGGCAACCCAGTTAAAAAAAACAATGCGCAAGTCACTTCAATAA